A genomic window from Caballeronia sp. SBC1 includes:
- the rseP gene encoding RIP metalloprotease RseP, giving the protein MNFLTEIVAFVVAIGVLVVVHEFGHYSVARLCGVKVLRFSVGFGKPLVKWVSKSTGTEWTIAALPLGGYVKMLDEREAEATIPEADLPRAFNRQPVIKRIAIVAAGPVANFILAILLFAGVFAGGVSEPAAILAAPAPGTVAAKAGFEGGETIVSMRDVQGSSDASGETHKVRSWSDLRWKLLDASFDHRRVVLTAKTNEGTFDFPVNVGKIDDQDVDQDFMDKLGFEPGGGTLTVAGVEAGSAAAKAGLQAGDVLRAIDGKKIDNAMGFIDYVQHRPGTPVSLTVESNGVQRAVQIVPELKQDASTHRDVGRIGASLATRIPAVDVRYGPVESLHLGVKRTWDISIYSLRMFGRMITGEASLKNLSGPVTIADYAGKSARLGLSAFLSFLALVSISLGVLNLLPIPVLDGGHLLYYLVEAATGKAVSDRWQLVLQRAGLVCIVALSMIALFNDLARLIRF; this is encoded by the coding sequence ATGAACTTCCTGACTGAAATCGTTGCGTTCGTGGTGGCTATCGGCGTGCTGGTCGTCGTCCACGAGTTCGGCCATTACAGCGTCGCGCGGCTGTGCGGTGTGAAGGTCCTGCGATTTTCGGTCGGTTTCGGCAAGCCGCTCGTGAAATGGGTCAGCAAGAGCACCGGCACCGAATGGACAATCGCCGCGCTGCCGCTGGGCGGCTACGTGAAGATGCTCGACGAGCGGGAAGCGGAAGCGACCATTCCGGAAGCCGATTTGCCGCGCGCATTCAACCGTCAACCGGTGATCAAGCGGATCGCGATTGTTGCAGCGGGTCCGGTGGCGAACTTCATTCTCGCCATTTTGCTGTTCGCCGGCGTGTTCGCGGGCGGCGTCTCTGAGCCGGCCGCCATTCTCGCGGCGCCTGCGCCTGGCACCGTTGCGGCGAAGGCGGGCTTCGAGGGCGGCGAGACGATTGTTTCAATGCGCGATGTGCAGGGCAGTAGCGACGCGAGCGGCGAGACGCACAAGGTGCGCTCGTGGTCCGATCTGCGTTGGAAGCTGCTCGACGCGTCATTCGATCACCGCCGCGTGGTGCTGACGGCGAAGACAAACGAGGGCACGTTCGATTTCCCGGTGAACGTGGGCAAGATCGACGATCAGGACGTCGACCAGGACTTCATGGATAAACTCGGCTTCGAGCCGGGTGGCGGCACACTGACGGTGGCCGGTGTGGAAGCGGGCAGTGCGGCAGCGAAAGCGGGATTGCAGGCCGGTGACGTGCTACGCGCTATCGACGGCAAAAAGATCGATAACGCGATGGGTTTTATCGACTACGTGCAGCATCGTCCGGGTACGCCGGTCTCGCTGACGGTCGAGAGCAACGGCGTGCAGCGCGCGGTGCAGATCGTGCCGGAGCTCAAGCAGGACGCTTCCACGCATCGCGATGTCGGCCGGATCGGCGCGTCGCTCGCGACCCGGATCCCGGCAGTGGACGTGCGTTATGGTCCGGTCGAAAGCTTGCATCTGGGCGTGAAACGGACCTGGGACATCAGCATTTATTCGCTGCGCATGTTCGGGCGGATGATCACGGGCGAAGCGTCGCTGAAAAATCTTTCCGGGCCGGTGACGATCGCCGACTACGCCGGCAAGAGCGCGCGGCTTGGATTGTCGGCGTTTCTTTCGTTCCTCGCGCTCGTGAGTATCAGCCTCGGCGTCTTGAACTTGTTACCGATTCCGGTTCTTGACGGTGGGCATCTGTTATATTATTTGGTTGAAGCCGCAACCGGCAAGGCCGTGTCAGATCGCTGGCAGCTGGTTTTGCAGCGGGCGGGTCTTGTTTGCATCGTCGCCTTGTCGATGATCGCGCTCTTTAACGACCTTGCCCGCCTGATCCGCTTTTGA
- the bamA gene encoding outer membrane protein assembly factor BamA, which translates to MFKPHRFVPKSAVAAALAATGMAAHATTPFVVQDIRIDGLQRIEPGSVFAYLPIKQGDTFTDDKASAAIRALYATGFFSDVQIATQGNVVVVQVQERPAISQIDFSGIHEFEKDNLAKALRAVGLSQGRSYDKALVDKAEQELKRQYLTRGFYAAEVTTTVTPVDRNRVQILFSVAEGPSAKIRQINFIGNKAISTSTLRDEMQLSTPNWFSWYTKNDLYAKDKLTGDLENVRSYYLNRGYLEFNIDSTQVSISPDKKDMYLTVALHEGEPYKISAIKLSGNLLDRQAELTKLIKIKPGDRFSAEKLQATTKAIVDKLGEYGYAFAQVNAQPQINQADHTVDLTLNVDPSRRVYVRRVNIVGNTRTRDEVVRREMRQLESSWFDSSRLALSKDRVNRLGYFTDVDVTTVPVEGTNDQVDVDVKVTEKPTGAITLGAGFSSTDKVVLSAGVSQDNVFGSGTSLSVNINTAKTYRTLTVTQVDPYFTIDGIKRITDLYYRTYQPLYYSTDSSFKIVTIGGDLKFGIPFSEQDTVYFGAGLEQNTLDIDSATPQSYIDYVKEFGRVVNNVPVTVGWSRDNRDSALVPSRGYYTQTNAEYGTPAGNTTYVKVDAQAQYYYSFARGFVLGLNLQGGYGKGLQGQTYPIFKNYYAGGIGSVRGYEPSSLGPRDTTTGDPIGGSRMAVGNIELTFPLPGTGYDRTLRVFTFLDGGNVWGDPGQGGTSTGANGLRYGYGFGLAWISPIGPLKLSLGFPVTKHAGDQYQKFQFQIGTAF; encoded by the coding sequence TTGTTCAAACCTCATCGCTTTGTTCCTAAGTCGGCTGTGGCCGCAGCATTGGCCGCAACCGGCATGGCGGCGCACGCGACAACGCCGTTTGTCGTGCAGGACATCCGGATTGACGGCCTCCAGCGCATTGAACCCGGGTCGGTTTTCGCCTACTTGCCTATCAAGCAGGGCGACACGTTCACCGACGACAAAGCCTCTGCCGCAATTCGCGCGCTTTATGCAACGGGCTTCTTCAGCGACGTCCAGATCGCCACACAGGGCAACGTGGTGGTGGTGCAGGTGCAGGAGCGTCCGGCCATTTCGCAAATCGACTTCTCCGGGATCCACGAGTTCGAAAAGGACAACCTGGCGAAGGCGCTGCGCGCGGTAGGCCTGTCGCAAGGTCGCTCGTACGACAAGGCGCTCGTCGACAAAGCCGAGCAGGAGCTCAAGCGTCAGTACCTGACGCGCGGGTTCTACGCGGCCGAAGTCACGACTACCGTCACGCCGGTCGACCGCAATCGCGTGCAGATCCTGTTCTCGGTCGCGGAAGGTCCGAGCGCGAAAATTCGCCAGATCAACTTCATCGGCAACAAGGCGATCAGCACGAGCACGCTGCGCGACGAGATGCAGTTGTCCACGCCGAACTGGTTCTCGTGGTATACGAAGAACGATCTGTACGCGAAGGACAAGCTGACGGGCGACCTTGAAAATGTACGCTCGTACTACCTGAATCGCGGTTATCTCGAGTTCAACATCGACTCGACGCAGGTGTCCATCTCGCCCGACAAGAAGGACATGTACCTGACGGTTGCGCTGCACGAAGGCGAGCCGTACAAGATCAGCGCAATCAAGCTCTCGGGCAATCTGCTCGACCGCCAGGCCGAGCTGACCAAGCTCATCAAGATCAAACCGGGTGACCGTTTCTCGGCTGAAAAGCTGCAGGCGACCACGAAGGCCATCGTCGACAAGCTCGGTGAATATGGCTACGCGTTCGCGCAGGTCAACGCACAGCCGCAGATCAATCAAGCCGATCACACCGTCGACCTCACGCTGAATGTGGATCCGAGCCGCCGCGTATATGTGCGGCGCGTGAACATCGTCGGCAATACGCGTACACGTGACGAAGTAGTGCGCCGCGAAATGCGCCAGCTCGAAAGCTCGTGGTTCGATTCGAGCCGGCTGGCGTTGTCGAAGGATCGCGTGAACCGTCTCGGTTACTTTACCGACGTCGACGTGACCACGGTTCCGGTCGAAGGCACGAACGACCAGGTGGACGTGGACGTAAAAGTCACGGAAAAGCCGACCGGCGCGATTACGCTCGGCGCGGGTTTTTCGTCAACGGACAAGGTGGTGCTGTCAGCAGGCGTGTCGCAGGACAACGTGTTCGGCTCGGGTACCAGCCTCTCGGTCAATATCAACACGGCCAAGACGTACCGGACGTTGACGGTGACGCAAGTCGATCCGTACTTCACCATCGACGGCATCAAGCGTATTACCGACCTGTACTACCGCACGTATCAGCCGCTGTATTACTCCACGGATTCCAGCTTCAAGATCGTTACCATCGGCGGCGACTTGAAGTTCGGTATTCCGTTCTCGGAGCAGGATACGGTGTACTTCGGCGCGGGCCTCGAGCAGAACACGCTCGATATCGATTCCGCTACGCCACAAAGCTATATCGACTACGTGAAGGAATTCGGCCGCGTAGTGAACAACGTGCCGGTGACGGTTGGCTGGTCGCGTGACAATCGTGACAGCGCATTGGTCCCGAGCCGTGGTTATTACACGCAGACGAACGCGGAATACGGCACGCCGGCGGGTAACACGACGTACGTCAAGGTTGATGCCCAGGCGCAGTATTACTACTCGTTCGCGCGTGGCTTCGTGCTCGGCCTGAACTTGCAGGGCGGCTACGGTAAGGGCCTGCAAGGCCAGACATACCCGATTTTCAAGAACTACTATGCCGGCGGTATCGGCTCGGTTCGCGGTTATGAACCGAGCTCGCTGGGTCCGCGTGACACGACCACGGGCGACCCGATCGGTGGTTCGCGCATGGCAGTGGGTAACATCGAGTTGACCTTCCCGTTGCCGGGTACAGGTTATGACCGCACGTTGCGCGTCTTCACCTTCCTCGACGGCGGTAACGTCTGGGGCGATCCGGGTCAGGGCGGCACCAGCACGGGCGCGAACGGCCTGCGGTATGGTTACGGTTTCGGTCTGGCGTGGATTTCGCCAATCGGCCCGCTCAAGTTGAGCTTGGGTTTCCCGGTGACGAAGCATGCCGGCGACCAGTATCAGAAGTTCCAGTTCCAGATCGGTACGGCGTTCTAA
- a CDS encoding OmpH family outer membrane protein yields the protein MSVTLGLMGAAKAEAQETRIAAVNSDRILRESAAAKAAQTKLEQEFSKRDKALQDMAARLKTMSDAMDKNGATMAPADRAAKQRDLSQLDQDFQRKQREFREDLNQRRNEELAAVLDKANKVIKQIAEAQHYDLIVQEAVYVSPRIDITDQVLKALAANQASLSANPASSSN from the coding sequence ATGTCGGTGACGCTCGGCCTGATGGGTGCCGCCAAGGCAGAGGCGCAGGAGACCCGGATTGCAGCCGTCAACTCCGATCGCATCTTGCGTGAGTCGGCAGCGGCCAAGGCAGCGCAGACGAAACTCGAACAAGAATTTTCGAAGCGCGACAAGGCCTTGCAGGATATGGCAGCGCGTCTGAAGACCATGTCGGACGCAATGGACAAGAACGGCGCCACCATGGCGCCTGCCGACCGCGCCGCCAAGCAACGCGATTTGTCGCAGCTCGACCAGGACTTCCAGCGCAAACAACGCGAATTTCGCGAAGACCTGAACCAGCGCCGTAACGAAGAACTTGCTGCCGTGCTGGATAAGGCTAACAAGGTCATCAAGCAGATTGCCGAGGCGCAGCATTACGACCTGATCGTGCAGGAAGCGGTGTACGTCAGTCCGCGCATCGATATCACCGATCAGGTGCTGAAGGCGCTGGCCGCGAATCAGGCGAGCCTGTCGGCCAATCCAGCTAGTAGTTCGAACTGA
- the lpxD gene encoding UDP-3-O-(3-hydroxymyristoyl)glucosamine N-acyltransferase — MASDSAITLGELTQRFGGDVAGDITHRVDGLAPLDKAGPTQLAFLANQKYLSQVESTRAGAVLISPADLEKVATPEGRNFIVTANPYAYFARVAQVFIDLATPPVEPGVHPTAFIHPGAKVAASAVIGPHVSVEAGAEIGERVKLDAGVTIGRGVKLADDVHLYPHVTVYHGCKLGARVIVHAGAVIGADGFGFAPDFVGDGDARTGSWVKIPQVGAVVVAQDVEIGANTTIDRGAMADTVIEEGVKIDNLVQIGHNCRIGAYTVIAGCAGIAGSTNIGRHCMIGGAVGIAGHVTLADYVIVTAQSGVSKSLLKPGMYTSAFPAVNHADWNKSAAIVRNLDKLRERIKTLEAAVAAGTNPGNTADNIPDSTSGKH, encoded by the coding sequence ATGGCATCAGACAGCGCGATCACACTGGGTGAACTGACACAGCGCTTCGGCGGAGACGTAGCAGGCGATATAACGCACCGCGTGGACGGCCTCGCGCCGCTCGACAAAGCCGGCCCCACGCAACTTGCCTTTCTCGCGAATCAGAAATATCTGTCTCAAGTGGAAAGCACGCGGGCCGGTGCGGTGTTGATATCGCCCGCGGACCTGGAAAAAGTGGCGACGCCGGAAGGCCGTAACTTTATCGTCACGGCGAATCCCTACGCTTATTTTGCGCGTGTGGCGCAGGTTTTCATCGACCTCGCGACGCCGCCGGTCGAACCCGGCGTTCACCCCACGGCGTTTATCCATCCCGGTGCGAAGGTGGCTGCAAGTGCCGTGATCGGGCCGCACGTGAGCGTGGAAGCGGGCGCCGAGATCGGCGAGCGCGTGAAGCTGGATGCGGGCGTGACGATCGGCCGGGGCGTAAAGCTGGCCGACGACGTCCATCTTTATCCCCACGTGACCGTCTATCATGGCTGTAAGCTTGGCGCGCGCGTGATCGTGCATGCAGGCGCGGTGATCGGTGCGGATGGCTTTGGTTTTGCGCCGGATTTTGTCGGCGACGGCGACGCGCGCACCGGCAGTTGGGTCAAGATTCCGCAAGTCGGAGCTGTGGTCGTGGCGCAGGACGTGGAGATTGGCGCGAACACCACCATCGACCGGGGCGCAATGGCCGACACGGTGATCGAGGAAGGCGTCAAGATCGATAATCTGGTCCAGATCGGGCATAACTGCCGGATCGGTGCCTACACGGTGATTGCTGGCTGCGCGGGCATTGCTGGCAGCACGAACATCGGGCGGCACTGCATGATCGGCGGCGCGGTGGGCATTGCGGGCCACGTGACGCTGGCGGATTACGTGATTGTCACGGCGCAGTCCGGCGTATCGAAGTCGCTGCTGAAGCCGGGCATGTACACCAGTGCATTTCCCGCCGTGAATCACGCCGACTGGAACAAGAGCGCTGCCATTGTGCGTAATCTGGACAAGTTGCGCGAACGCATCAAGACACTCGAAGCGGCCGTAGCCGCGGGCACTAACCCGGGTAACACCGCGGACAATATCCCGGACAGCACTTCAGGCAAGCACTAA
- the fabZ gene encoding 3-hydroxyacyl-ACP dehydratase FabZ, producing MSTEKINLDIHKILTLLPHRYPILLVDRVLELTPHQSIKALKNVSINEPYFQGHFPTRPVMPGVLILEALAQAAALLTFAEEKEPHDPETTLYYFVGIDKARFKRVVEPGDQLILNVNFERYMRGIWKFSARAEVDGVVAAEAELMCTVKNTAADPK from the coding sequence ATGAGCACCGAAAAAATCAATCTAGACATCCACAAGATTCTCACGTTGCTGCCGCATCGGTATCCGATCCTGCTCGTCGATCGTGTACTCGAACTCACGCCGCATCAGAGCATCAAAGCGCTGAAGAACGTGTCGATCAACGAGCCGTATTTCCAGGGTCATTTCCCGACACGGCCCGTGATGCCCGGCGTGCTGATTCTCGAAGCGCTTGCGCAAGCAGCCGCGCTGCTGACGTTTGCCGAGGAAAAGGAACCGCACGATCCGGAAACAACTCTGTATTACTTCGTAGGCATCGACAAGGCTCGCTTCAAGCGCGTGGTCGAACCCGGCGATCAGCTGATCCTGAACGTGAACTTCGAGCGCTACATGCGCGGCATCTGGAAGTTCAGCGCGCGCGCCGAAGTGGATGGCGTAGTGGCAGCCGAAGCCGAACTGATGTGCACCGTGAAAAACACGGCCGCCGACCCGAAGTGA
- the lpxA gene encoding acyl-ACP--UDP-N-acetylglucosamine O-acyltransferase, with the protein MSKIHPTAIIEPGAQLDESVEVGPYAIVGPHVQIGARTTIGSHSVIEGHSVLGSDNRIGHYASVGGRPQDMKYKDEPTRLVIGDRNTIREFTTIHTGTVQDTGVTTIGDDNWIMAYVHVGHDCQLGSNIVMSSNAQLAGHVIIGDHAIVGGMSGVHQFVRIGAHSMLGGASALVQDIPPFVIAAGNKAVPHGINVEGLRRRGFSAEAISALRSAYRVLYKSGATLEEAKVQLRELASAGGDGDAPVTALANFIDASQRGIIR; encoded by the coding sequence ATGAGCAAGATTCACCCTACCGCGATTATCGAGCCGGGCGCGCAGCTCGACGAATCCGTCGAAGTCGGTCCGTACGCAATCGTCGGCCCGCACGTGCAAATTGGCGCGCGCACGACTATCGGGTCGCACAGCGTAATCGAAGGCCATTCGGTCCTCGGCAGCGACAACCGCATTGGTCACTACGCCTCCGTCGGTGGCCGGCCGCAGGACATGAAGTACAAGGACGAGCCCACCCGGCTCGTGATCGGCGACCGCAATACCATCCGCGAATTCACCACCATTCATACCGGCACGGTGCAGGATACGGGCGTGACCACCATCGGCGACGACAACTGGATCATGGCGTACGTGCACGTGGGCCATGACTGCCAGCTTGGCAGCAACATCGTCATGTCGAGTAACGCGCAGCTGGCGGGGCACGTGATCATTGGCGACCACGCCATTGTTGGCGGCATGTCGGGCGTGCATCAGTTCGTGCGCATCGGCGCGCATTCCATGCTGGGAGGCGCGTCCGCCCTCGTGCAGGACATCCCGCCGTTCGTGATCGCCGCCGGTAACAAGGCTGTACCACACGGTATCAACGTGGAAGGGCTGCGCCGGCGCGGCTTTTCGGCTGAAGCTATTTCGGCGCTGCGTTCGGCGTATCGCGTGTTGTACAAGAGTGGTGCGACGCTCGAAGAAGCGAAGGTGCAATTGCGCGAACTCGCATCCGCAGGCGGCGACGGCGACGCGCCCGTGACAGCGCTGGCTAATTTTATCGACGCGTCGCAGCGCGGCATCATCCGTTGA
- the lpxB gene encoding lipid-A-disaccharide synthase, with the protein MTLAPAPLRVAMVAGEPSGDLLAASLLEGLNERLPAGTQFNGIGGPRMTAAGFDAHWPMDKLTVRGYVEALKHIPEILGIRNELKRQLLAEPPSVFIGVDAPDFNFGLEHALRDAGIPTVHFVCPSIWAWRGGRIKKIVKAVDHMLCVFPFEPALMEKAGIASTYVGHPLADEIPLVPDVEGARRALGLAAGGPIIAVLPGSRRSEITLIGPTFFDAMELMQLREPGVRFVMPAATAALRELLQPLVAAHPNLALTITEGKAQVAMTAADAILVKSGTVTLEAALLKKPMVISYKVPWLTGQIMQRQGYLPYVGLPNILAGRFVVPEILQHFATPEALADATLKQLNDEANRATLTEIFTEMHHALRQNTAQRAAEAVAQVLETRRPR; encoded by the coding sequence ATGACGCTGGCTCCCGCCCCCCTGCGCGTTGCGATGGTTGCGGGTGAGCCGTCTGGAGATCTGCTTGCTGCTTCGTTGCTTGAGGGTCTGAACGAGCGTTTGCCGGCCGGTACGCAGTTCAACGGGATTGGCGGCCCACGCATGACGGCCGCCGGTTTCGACGCCCACTGGCCAATGGACAAGCTCACGGTGCGGGGTTATGTCGAAGCGCTGAAGCACATTCCCGAAATCCTGGGTATCCGCAACGAGCTCAAGCGGCAACTGCTGGCAGAGCCGCCGTCGGTGTTTATTGGCGTGGATGCGCCCGATTTCAATTTTGGTCTCGAACACGCGTTGCGCGATGCCGGTATTCCGACGGTGCATTTCGTGTGTCCGTCGATCTGGGCGTGGCGCGGCGGGCGGATCAAGAAGATCGTCAAAGCCGTCGATCACATGCTGTGCGTATTCCCGTTCGAACCGGCGCTGATGGAGAAGGCGGGTATTGCGTCCACGTACGTGGGCCATCCTCTCGCCGATGAAATCCCGCTCGTGCCTGACGTTGAAGGCGCGCGCCGCGCGTTGGGCTTGGCGGCAGGCGGTCCGATCATTGCGGTGTTGCCGGGCAGCCGGCGTTCGGAAATCACGCTGATCGGCCCGACCTTTTTCGACGCGATGGAGCTCATGCAGCTTCGCGAACCCGGTGTGCGTTTCGTGATGCCGGCAGCGACTGCAGCGTTGCGCGAGTTGTTGCAGCCGCTGGTTGCCGCGCATCCGAATCTGGCGCTGACCATTACGGAAGGCAAGGCTCAGGTCGCGATGACCGCCGCCGACGCCATCCTGGTCAAGAGCGGCACGGTGACGCTGGAAGCGGCGTTGCTTAAAAAGCCGATGGTCATCTCGTACAAGGTGCCTTGGCTGACGGGCCAGATCATGCAGCGGCAGGGTTATTTGCCGTATGTTGGCTTGCCGAATATTCTGGCCGGGCGGTTTGTCGTGCCGGAAATTCTCCAGCATTTCGCCACGCCGGAAGCGCTCGCCGACGCCACGCTGAAACAGTTGAACGACGAAGCGAACCGCGCGACACTGACGGAAATCTTCACGGAAATGCACCATGCGCTGCGTCAGAACACGGCGCAACGCGCGGCCGAGGCCGTGGCGCAGGTGCTGGAAACGAGGAGGCCGCGGTAA
- the rnhB gene encoding ribonuclease HII: MAKIVVKGVVRRAGRQTLQPAFDFDVDTPSDVICGVDEAGRGPLAGPVVAAAVIFDPSKPKIRGLDDSKVLSAKKREELYEKIIDRALAYCVASATVEEIDTINILHASMLAMKRAVEGLSITPTVAKIDGNRCPQLSMRSVAVIGGDALIAQISAASILAKVTRDRMLLQLHEVHPVYGFDAHAGYGTPQHLRALLEHGPCEHHRRSFAPVREAHARLGMVLPVVAAEVLEAAAAEQGIDTPPF; the protein is encoded by the coding sequence ATGGCGAAGATCGTCGTGAAAGGCGTTGTACGGCGCGCGGGACGGCAAACGCTGCAGCCCGCGTTCGACTTTGATGTCGATACGCCGTCCGATGTCATTTGCGGGGTCGACGAAGCCGGCCGTGGCCCGCTGGCGGGTCCGGTGGTTGCGGCGGCGGTGATCTTCGATCCATCGAAACCGAAGATTCGCGGACTTGACGACTCGAAGGTGTTGAGCGCGAAGAAGCGCGAGGAGTTGTACGAGAAGATCATCGACCGTGCGCTGGCCTATTGCGTGGCCTCGGCAACGGTCGAGGAAATCGACACAATCAACATTCTCCACGCCTCCATGCTCGCGATGAAACGCGCGGTGGAAGGGCTGTCGATCACGCCAACGGTAGCGAAAATTGATGGCAACCGCTGTCCCCAGTTGTCGATGCGTTCGGTGGCCGTTATTGGTGGCGACGCGTTGATTGCGCAGATTTCGGCGGCTTCAATTCTGGCTAAAGTCACGCGCGACCGGATGCTGCTGCAATTGCACGAAGTTCACCCCGTTTATGGTTTCGATGCCCACGCCGGTTACGGCACGCCACAGCACCTGCGGGCGTTGCTTGAACATGGGCCTTGCGAGCATCATCGGCGTTCGTTTGCGCCGGTGCGTGAGGCGCATGCGCGATTGGGCATGGTGTTGCCGGTTGTAGCAGCCGAGGTGCTGGAAGCGGCTGCCGCGGAGCAGGGCATTGACACTCCTCCGTTCTGA
- a CDS encoding RNA methyltransferase, whose amino-acid sequence MKAITSRDNPLYKRLKALAGSTAQQRRSGHALLEGLHLASAYLDAAGQPETCVVTEGALHHEEARQIVGRIDPAHVYTLPDALFGQLSSVVHGVGMVLLVEKIAPLLPERINETCLVLDGIQDAGNVGSILRSAAAAGIQHVFCVPGTVFAWSSKVLRAGMGAHFLLGIYEDVEPAELMSRLGPEVQVTITDSHGAKAIYDADLSGPVAWVMGNEGAGVSPFWRDKATLRVTIPQPGGMESLNVAAAAAVCIFEQCRQQRRYQQ is encoded by the coding sequence GTGAAAGCCATTACCTCGCGGGACAACCCGCTTTACAAGCGTCTGAAGGCGCTCGCCGGATCGACCGCGCAGCAGCGCCGCAGCGGTCACGCGTTGCTCGAGGGGTTGCATCTCGCCAGTGCTTATCTCGACGCGGCGGGACAGCCTGAAACGTGCGTTGTGACCGAGGGCGCACTTCATCACGAAGAAGCGCGGCAAATTGTCGGGCGCATCGATCCTGCGCACGTTTATACATTACCCGATGCTTTGTTCGGACAACTATCGAGTGTCGTGCATGGCGTGGGAATGGTGTTGCTGGTCGAGAAGATCGCACCATTGTTACCCGAGCGTATCAACGAGACGTGCCTGGTTCTCGATGGCATCCAGGATGCCGGCAATGTCGGATCCATTTTGCGGAGTGCCGCAGCGGCCGGGATTCAGCATGTGTTTTGTGTGCCGGGGACGGTGTTCGCGTGGTCATCGAAGGTGCTTCGGGCCGGCATGGGCGCGCATTTCCTGCTTGGCATTTATGAGGATGTCGAACCAGCGGAATTGATGTCGCGGCTTGGCCCCGAAGTGCAGGTGACTATCACTGATTCGCATGGCGCAAAGGCGATCTACGATGCCGATTTGTCCGGGCCCGTGGCCTGGGTCATGGGCAATGAGGGCGCCGGTGTCTCGCCATTCTGGCGCGATAAGGCAACGCTTCGGGTGACGATTCCTCAGCCGGGCGGCATGGAATCGCTGAATGTGGCGGCCGCTGCTGCGGTTTGCATCTTTGAGCAGTGCCGGCAGCAACGCCGATACCAGCAATAG
- a CDS encoding pyruvate, water dikinase regulatory protein: protein MPPTVFIVSDGTGITAETFAHSILSQFDQKFRLVRVPFVDSSDKAYATLEKINEAVSLDGRRPIVFTTLVDSSSNEIVQRSNALVLNMFQTFIEPLELELDIKSTHAMGRVHQNADTDEYKNRIEAINFSLAHDDGQSNRNLSDADVILVGVSRSGKTPTSLYLAMQYGVKAANYPLIPEDFERGRLPTPLLPYREKMFGLSIDPQRLAEIRNERRPGSKYAALENCRYEINEAEAMMKREGVKWLSSTHKSIEEIATTILQEIRLERPSYY, encoded by the coding sequence ATGCCGCCTACCGTATTCATCGTTTCCGATGGCACCGGGATCACTGCCGAGACATTCGCGCATTCGATCCTGTCCCAGTTCGACCAGAAATTCCGGCTCGTGCGCGTGCCGTTTGTTGATTCGAGTGACAAGGCGTACGCGACGCTCGAGAAGATCAACGAAGCCGTGTCGCTCGACGGCCGTCGTCCGATCGTGTTCACCACGCTGGTGGATAGCTCGTCGAACGAGATCGTGCAGCGGTCCAATGCGCTGGTGCTGAACATGTTCCAGACCTTTATTGAGCCGCTGGAACTGGAGCTCGACATCAAGTCGACGCACGCGATGGGCCGGGTCCACCAGAACGCAGATACGGATGAATACAAGAACCGGATCGAGGCGATCAATTTTTCGCTGGCGCACGACGACGGCCAGTCGAATCGTAATTTGTCCGATGCCGATGTGATCCTGGTCGGCGTATCGCGTAGCGGCAAGACACCGACATCGCTTTATCTGGCGATGCAGTACGGTGTCAAAGCAGCAAATTATCCGCTGATTCCGGAAGATTTCGAGCGCGGCCGGTTGCCAACGCCGTTGCTGCCGTATCGGGAAAAGATGTTTGGCTTGTCGATCGATCCGCAGCGGCTGGCGGAGATTCGCAACGAGCGGCGCCCGGGGAGCAAATATGCGGCGCTGGAGAACTGCCGCTATGAGATCAACGAAGCCGAAGCGATGATGAAACGCGAGGGGGTCAAGTGGTTATCGTCGACGCATAAGTCGATCGAGGAAATTGCCACGACCATCTTGCAGGAGATCCGGCTGGAACGGCCATCGTATTATTGA